One segment of Ficedula albicollis isolate OC2 chromosome 2, FicAlb1.5, whole genome shotgun sequence DNA contains the following:
- the PDSS1 gene encoding decaprenyl-diphosphate synthase subunit 1 isoform X2 — protein MIHTASLVHDDVIDDANSRRGKRTLNQIWGERKAVLAGDFILSAASVALARIGNTTIISVLTQVIEDLVRGEFLQLGSKENENERFAHYLEKTFKKTASLIANSCKAVSILGCPDPKVHEIAYQYGKNVGIAFQLIDDVLDFTSCADHLGKPTAADLKLGLATGPVLFACRQFPEMNAMIMRRFSKPGDVERARKYVLQSDGVQQTTYLAQRYCHAATREIRKLRPSPEREALVHLTEMVLMRDK, from the exons ATGATCCATACAGCCAGTCTAGTTCATGATGATGTTATTGATGATGCAAATTCTCGCAGAGGAAAAAGGACACTTAATCAAAtctggggagagagaaaa GCTGTTCTAGCTGGTGACTTCATCCTCTCAGCTGCTTCTGTAGCTTTAGCACGAATTGGAAACACTACTATCATCTCTGTTCTAACTCAGGTGATTGAAGATCTGGTGCGTG GTGAATTCCTCCAGCTGGGTTCcaaggaaaatgagaatgagAGATTTGCTCACTACCTCGAGAAGACTTTCAAGAAGACAGCAAGTCTGATAGCAAACAGTTGTAAAGCA GTTTCAATTCTAGGCTGCCCTGATCCTAAAGTTCATGAGATTGCATACCAGTATGGAAAAAACGTTGGCATAGCTTTTCAG CTGATAGATGATGTGCTGGATTTTACATCATGTGCTGACCATCTGGGGAAACCAACAGCAGCAGATCTCAAGCTTGGATTAGCCACAGGCCCCGTTTTGTTTGCTTGTCGACAG TTTCCAGAAATGAATGCTATGATAATGAGGAGATTCAGTAAGCCAGGAGATGTTGAACGTGCACGGAAATATGTGTTGCAG AGTGATGGTGTGCAGCAGACGACCTACCTCGCCCAGCGCTACTGCCACGCGGCCACGCGCGAGATCCGCAAGCTGCGGCCGTCCCCCGAGAGAGAGGCGCTCGTGCACCTGACCGAGATGGTGCTCATGCGAGACAAGTGA